CATAGGAAGGAACTCCACCCCATTTCTTCACCGCTCCCGGTCCTGCATTATATGCTAAGAGCGCCTTTCTCAGGTCTCCTTCTTGGTCTTCCAAGAGATAGTTTAGGTAGGAGACTCCGAGGTGTAGATTGATTTCCGTGTCGAATAAATCCTTTTCCTTCACGGATCTCCCTTCCCAGGATCCGATCCAGCTTCCCGTGCCCGGCATGATTTGCATATAGCCGCGGGCGTTTTTCTTGGACCGAGCCTTTTTGTAAAATTCGGATTCGGTTCGAATCAATCCTAAGAGAAGTCCGACTTTCTCTCCTTCCTGGCAAAGTATTCCGCAAGCGGAATCGTCTATCCGGGAGGCCTCTTTCCATATGGTTTTGCTTAAAGTTTCCAGTTCGGATTCGGATATAGAAGGTCTTTCCGTTTGGATAAAGCTTCGAATTCTGACCAATTCCCTTTCTTCGGGAACGAGGATCGTCTCTTTGCCGGACAGGGAGCCTGTCAAAGGGGCTACAAACGATTGGTATAGCATAGGAAGCGCTGCTACGAATAAATATCTCTTTCTGATCTTGGGTTGGACCATCTCTTCCAACCTCCTTTTATAGTGCATCGCACTAACTGTGACCATTCTTTTTGCGGCGCACTACGGGTCAAGGAACTCAATCTCAAAAATCATCCCTCCAGGGATAGATGGAGTTCCTACCAAACATTCCTTTGGTTTTCGGATTCATTTCGGTCCGGCTCCCCGTGCTTGCGGCTCAGGGGGGAAGAGTGAGATAGGAAAAATTTTATCTCCCATATTGCTGGGAAGAATGCGGAAGAATCATTCCGTATCGAAATCGATTCGAAGGACTTGAGAGAACGTTCTTATTTTCCCGAGGAGAATCGGATTTAGGAAATTTTCCACGATTACGGAATATTCTTCTATTTAGATTTTCGTTTGGAAATTTATTTCCTAATCGAATAGACATTTCGGTATACTCTTCCGCGAAACCGACACTAAAGGGTTAGAGGACACTAATCCGAAATTAATTGACTAAATAGAAATGCGTATATCGTTTTGCGTTCCTTTCTCATTTTGCATCTCAAATTATTCTGAAATATAACATTCGATTTATTTAATATAAAAAATTTCAGAAAAAATATTTTTTATGCAAAAGTGCCGAATGTCGAACGTCATATTTTTTAGAACCGGGGATTGGCCGAGCAGGCCTTCCAAAAAATAGAAAAAGTAAACTCCTTCTCTTAAAAGAAAACGCGTCACTCAAGAAGAAGAGAAGGTTAATTTAAAGAAGATCCTGGCAAGCGAACCTTTTGTGTCCGGAATCGGTTAACAAAAATCAAAACCGAATCCGTTTCTGGGGATTCTACATGAGGGTACATTTTTCTTTTTTATCGATTTGGTTTATCACTTTCACATATTGTATGCAGAACTCCGCTCCTTCCGGGGATTTGACTTGGGAGGAAAAGCAATTGCTGTGGCTCATGCATGGAAACGAAATGCAATCGGGCTTGGAGTTGACTCAGTCCGCCGCCAAGCGTTGGGGACTCGGAATCGACGTCTACCCCGCGACCGTAAGAACGGAAAGAATGAGAAACGTAATCGTTTTCACAGAGTCGTATAAATGTTCCGTGGAAGGAATTTCCTCCAAAAACATTTCGGTTTGTCAGCTATTCTCTTCGACTCCTTTTTATCTCGCGGCTTGCTCCGTAGATTCTTCCACTAAGATCGATAGTACGGTCATATTTATTTTCAAGGATCGGGTTCGTGCTACGGCTCAAGCCATGAAAAACGAAGGAAGTGCGATCGATGCCAAGGAATACATAAGAGCTACCGTGGCTCATGAGATAGGGCATTGTTTGGGACTAAGGCATTCCGAAGATCCGAACGATCTGATGTTTCCGATGCTCACCGGAGGAGTCTTCGAACCTAGTAAATTGGAAATGCATGCGGCTCAGGCTCTCTATGATACGAGTATGGAACCGGACGAATCTAAATTGTATACCAAGCAATCCGATTATACTTATTTAAAGCAGTATACCGTACCTTCTTTCGCCGTCTTCGGCAATATAGATTCTGAAGTTTAAAAAAAGAAAGTCGACTCCTACCCAGAAGGGAGCCGACCTCGTTTGTGCAAATAGGAAATTTTTCCCCGGGGATTAAGCTCCCCGGCCTTTTTCCAATTTTTCCGCCAAGTCCACAAGTAAACGGACTCCGTAACCGCTGGGTCCGTTTCCTATTTGGGTACCCGAGGCTTTCTTTCTCCAAGCGGTTCCCGCGATATCGATATGGGCCCAATTGATTCCCGTATCCACGAATCTTTGCAGGTATTTTGCAGCGGAGAGGCTTCCTCCCGGGCGCCCTGCAATATTTCTGAGATCCGCTATATCGCTTTTGAGATCCTCGCCGTATTCGTCCCAGAGAGGCAGATTCCAGACTCTTTCGTCGGAGGAGGCGGAAGCTTCTTCTAATAGAGTAACGAGTTTGTCGGAATTGCTCATGACTCCGGCGGCTTCGTGTCCCAAGGAGATGATGATCGCTCCAGTGAGTGTGGCTAGATCCACCATATAGTCAGGTTTAAATTTTTTACCAACGTAAGAAAGAACGTCTCCTAAAACCAATCGTCCTTCCGCATCGGTATTTTGCACCTCTACGGTAAGGCCATTATGCGCGGTATATACGTCTCCGGGTTTTAATGCCGCGGCGTCCGGCATATTCTCCGCAACTCCGATTGCCGCTACGACAGGTACGGATAAACCCAGTTCGGCAATGGCTCCGATCGCATGGATGACCGCTGCGGCTCCGCACATATCATATTTCATCTCGTGCATATCCTGAGCGGGCTTGATACTGATTCCT
The sequence above is a segment of the Leptospira wolffii serovar Khorat str. Khorat-H2 genome. Coding sequences within it:
- a CDS encoding matrixin family metalloprotease; its protein translation is MRVHFSFLSIWFITFTYCMQNSAPSGDLTWEEKQLLWLMHGNEMQSGLELTQSAAKRWGLGIDVYPATVRTERMRNVIVFTESYKCSVEGISSKNISVCQLFSSTPFYLAACSVDSSTKIDSTVIFIFKDRVRATAQAMKNEGSAIDAKEYIRATVAHEIGHCLGLRHSEDPNDLMFPMLTGGVFEPSKLEMHAAQALYDTSMEPDESKLYTKQSDYTYLKQYTVPSFAVFGNIDSEV
- a CDS encoding lytic transglycosylase domain-containing protein produces the protein MVTVSAMHYKRRLEEMVQPKIRKRYLFVAALPMLYQSFVAPLTGSLSGKETILVPEERELVRIRSFIQTERPSISESELETLSKTIWKEASRIDDSACGILCQEGEKVGLLLGLIRTESEFYKKARSKKNARGYMQIMPGTGSWIGSWEGRSVKEKDLFDTEINLHLGVSYLNYLLEDQEGDLRKALLAYNAGPGAVKKWGGVPSYAENVFAGQEEYLGTRN